Proteins co-encoded in one Streptomyces sp. JH34 genomic window:
- a CDS encoding DUF5925 domain-containing protein — MSANPESALPIRLNVDDSDSPSDVVDALFLGRFATGEQPHSHSSSLDRVRSGATLLPASAEVLRSARDDDRSTTLAEGDGWTLLVSRWNRGADVTVTATSPELARKILSEATDGALDEPEPQPENVTMGFWYVSPRRGPHRTTRQIAAGTWEEVRSNYTAPVADAMDRLMRVTPDDIAGRLLLLHGPPGTGKTSALRTLARSWRDWCQVDCVLDPERLFNDVGYLMDIAIGEDDGSSKGRWRLLLLEDCDELIRGEAKHTAGQALSRLLNLTDGLLGQGRNVLVGVTTNEDLERLHPAVVRPGRCLARIEVGSLTRSESVSWLGTEKGIGREGATLAELYALRRGNGPASVPKQDAGADAGLYL; from the coding sequence ATGTCTGCCAACCCCGAGTCCGCCCTGCCGATCCGGCTCAACGTGGACGACAGCGATTCGCCGTCCGATGTCGTGGACGCGCTGTTCCTGGGCCGCTTCGCGACGGGCGAGCAGCCTCACTCGCACAGTTCCTCCCTCGACCGGGTCAGGTCGGGGGCGACCCTGCTCCCCGCGTCGGCCGAGGTGCTGAGGTCGGCCCGCGACGACGACCGCAGCACGACGCTGGCCGAGGGTGACGGGTGGACGCTGCTGGTCTCCCGGTGGAACCGCGGCGCCGACGTGACGGTCACCGCGACCTCCCCCGAGCTGGCGCGGAAGATCCTCTCCGAGGCGACGGACGGTGCCCTGGACGAGCCGGAGCCGCAGCCCGAGAACGTGACCATGGGCTTCTGGTACGTCTCACCGCGCCGTGGCCCGCACCGCACCACCCGGCAGATCGCCGCCGGCACCTGGGAGGAGGTCCGGTCCAACTACACGGCTCCGGTGGCCGACGCGATGGACCGGCTGATGAGGGTGACCCCCGACGACATCGCCGGCCGGCTCCTCCTGCTGCACGGCCCGCCGGGCACCGGCAAGACCTCGGCGCTGCGCACCCTGGCCCGGTCCTGGCGGGACTGGTGCCAGGTCGACTGCGTGCTGGACCCGGAGCGGCTGTTCAACGACGTCGGCTATCTGATGGACATCGCCATCGGTGAGGACGACGGTTCGTCGAAGGGACGGTGGCGGCTGCTCCTGCTGGAGGACTGCGACGAGCTGATCCGCGGCGAGGCCAAGCACACGGCCGGTCAGGCTCTGTCCCGTCTGCTCAACCTGACCGACGGTCTGCTCGGCCAGGGCCGCAACGTCCTGGTGGGGGTGACGACCAACGAGGACCTGGAGCGGCTGCACCCGGCCGTCGTCAGGCCGGGCCGCTGCCTCGCCCGCATCGAGGTGGGCTCGCTGACCCGCTCCGAGTCGGTGTCCTGGCTGGGCACGGAGAAGGGCATCGGCCGTGAGGGCGCGACGCTCGCCGAGCTGTACGCCCTGCGGCGGGGCAACGGGCCCGCGTCCGTGCCGAAGCAGGACGCGGGGGCGGACGCCGGTCTGTATCTCTGA